In a single window of the Heterodontus francisci isolate sHetFra1 chromosome 35, sHetFra1.hap1, whole genome shotgun sequence genome:
- the LOC137350396 gene encoding histone H2B 1/2-like has translation MDRVRRDTMFKSLDKGGKNVPNGALTLMTTFVCGCIKLCKAAAKKGAKKVVSKPSAKGGKKRRKTRKESFSIYIYKVMKQVHPDTGISSKAMSIMNSFVNDIFERIMGEASRLAHYNKRSTISSREIQTAVRLLLPGELAKHAVSEGAKAVTKYTSSK, from the exons atggaccgggtccggagggacacgatgttcaaatctctggacaagggcgggaaaaatgtacccaacggggCCCTcaccctgatgaccaccttcgtgtgcggctgcatcaagctgtgt aaagcagctgctaagaagggtgcCAAGAAAGTTGTGAGTAAAccttcagcaaagggcggcaagaagcggagaaagacgAGGAAGGAGAGtttctccatctacatctacaaagtgatgaagcaggttcaccccgacaccggcatctcctccaaggccatgagcatcatgaactcatttgtgaacgatattttcgagcgcatcatgggtgaggcttcccgcctggcccattacaacaagcgcagcaccatcagctcccgggagatccagaccgccgtgcgcctgctgctgcccggggagctggccaagcacgccgtgtcggaaggggcaAAGgcagtgaccaagtacaccagctccaagtaa